A region from the Palaemon carinicauda isolate YSFRI2023 chromosome 16, ASM3689809v2, whole genome shotgun sequence genome encodes:
- the LOC137655166 gene encoding uncharacterized protein PF3D7_1120000-like gives MLDIRHMKIDAKETLLLEIKHLKVDVQETLTLEIKHLKVDVQETLTLEIKHLKVDVQETLTLEIKHLKVDVQETLTLEIKHLKVDVQETLTLEIKHLKVDVQENLTLEIKHLKVDVQETLTLEIKHLKVDVQENLTLEIKHLKVDVQENLTLEIKHLKVDVQENLTLEIKHLKVDVQENLTLEIKHLKVDVQENLTLEIKHLKVDVQENLTLEIKHLKVDVQENLTLEIKHLKVDVQENLTLEIKHLKVDVQENLMLEIKHLKVDVQENLMLEIKHHKIEVEETVMQKIEHHKIEVEERLLLEIKHLKVDVKETLLLEIKHLKIEVIENLMQKIGHHKIEVEKTLMLSAHRTHTHSSLDL, from the coding sequence ATGCTAGACATAAGGCACATGAAAATAGATGcaaaagagactcttttgctagaGATTAAGCACCTCAAAGTAGACGTCCAAGAGACTCTAACGCTAGAGATTAAGCACCTCAAAGTAGACGTCCAAGAGACTCTAACGCTAGAGATTAAGCACCTCAAAGTAGACGTCCAAGAGACTCTAACGCTAGAGATTAAGCACCTCAAAGTAGACGTCCAAGAGACTCTAACGCTAGAGATTAAGCACCTCAAAGTAGACGTCCAAGAGACTCTAACGCTAGAGATTAAGCACCTCAAAGTAGACGTCCAAGAGAATCTAACGCTAGAGATTAAGCACCTCAAAGTAGACGTCCAAGAGACTCTAACGCTAGAGATTAAGCACCTCAAAGTAGACGTCCAAGAGAATCTAACGCTAGAGATTAAGCACCTCAAAGTAGACGTCCAAGAGAATCTAACGCTAGAGATTAAGCACCTCAAAGTAGACGTCCAAGAGAATCTAACGCTAGAGATTAAGCACCTCAAAGTAGACGTCCAAGAGAATCTAACGCTAGAGATTAAGCACCTCAAAGTAGACGTCCAAGAGAATCTAACGCTAGAGATTAAGCACCTCAAAGTAGACGTCCAAGAGAATCTAACGCTAGAGATTAAGCACCTCAAAGTAGACGTCCAAGAGAATCTAACGCTAGAGATTAAGCACCTCAAAGTAGACGTCCAAGAGAATCTAACGCTAGAGATTAAGCACCTCAAAGTAGATGTCCaagagaatctaatgctagagATTAAGCACCTCAAAGTAGACGTCCaagagaatctaatgctagagattaagcaccacaaaatagaggtcgaagagactGTAATGCAAAAGATAGagcaccacaaaatagaggtcgaagagagaCTTTTGCTAGAGATTAAGCACCTCAAAGTAGATGtcaaagagactcttttgctagagattaagcacctcaaaatagaggtcatagagaaTCTAATGCAAAAGATAGggcaccacaaaatagaggtcgaaaagaCTCTAATGCTATCAGCACATCGAACCCATACACACTCTAGTCTAGACCTTTAA
- the LOC137655167 gene encoding uncharacterized protein, producing the protein MLEIRHLEIKAKEPLMLEIRHLEIKAKEPLMLEIRHLKIKAKENLVLKIGKLKIVVKETNARDKTPQNRVKETLMLEIRPLKIEAKENLMLKIGQLKIGAKETLMLEVRYLKIEVKENLILKIGQLKIGVKETLMLEVRHLRIKVKEPLMLEIRHIKIQDKENLMLKTGQLKIGAKETNARYKAPQNRGQRDSNAIDKALQNRGQRESNAKDRTTQNRGQRAINARGKAPQNRGQRESAKDRVRLSRGQRDSNAREKAPQNRGQRESAKDRVRLSRGQRASNARDKAPQNRGKRESNAKGKAPQNRGQRGSNAKDRAHQIRGQRDSFARD; encoded by the coding sequence atgctagagataaggcacctcgaaataaaggccaaagaaccactaatgctagagataagacacctcgaaATAAAGGCCAAAgaaccactaatgctagagataaggcacctcaaaataaaggccaaAGAGAATCTAGTGCTAAAGATAGGAAAActaaaaatagtggtcaaagagactaatgctagagataagacacctcaaaatagggtcaaagagactctaatgctagagataaggcccctcaagaTAGAGGccaaagagaatctaatgctaaaGATAGGACAACTAAAAATAGgggccaaagagactctaatgctagaggtaaggtacctcaaaatagaggtcaaagagaatctaatactaaAGATAGGACAACTCAAAAtaggggtaaaagagactctaatgctagaggtaaggcacctcagaataaaggtcaaagaaccactaatgctagagataaggcacatcaaaatacaggataaagagaatctaatgctaaaGACAGGACAACTAAAAATAGGGGCCAAAGAgactaatgctagatataaggcacctcaaaatagaggtcaaagagactctaatgctatagataaggcacttcaaaatagaggtcaaagagaatctaatgctaaaGATAGGACAACTCAAAACAGGGGTCAAAGAGCtattaatgctagaggtaaagcacctcaaaatagaggtcaaagagaatctgcTAAAGATAGGGTACGACtaagtagaggtcaaagagactctaatgctagagaaaaggcacctcaaaatagaggtcaaagagaatctgcTAAAGATAGGGTACGActaagtagaggtcaaagagcatctaatgctagagataaggcacctcaaaatagaggtaaaagagaatctaatgctaaaggtaaggcacctcaaaataggggtcaaagaggcTCCAATGCTAAAGATAGGGCACACCAAATTAGGGGtcaaagagactcttttgctagagattaa